In Raphanus sativus cultivar WK10039 chromosome 5, ASM80110v3, whole genome shotgun sequence, the following proteins share a genomic window:
- the LOC108859197 gene encoding carbon catabolite repressor protein 4 homolog 3 isoform X1, whose translation MRCLACSWSRPSGSSRISFAGHLSSGFHHRAPLLLSLSFPSSCDASLLVSCSSTSGPSDPKDSSNRSYSRKWHNPLPRRRHADQMPTSRIARDWIDSDTSPVSQDSDRFTVVSYNILGDRNSSYHKDLYSNVSFPYLKWGYRKRLICEELIRLRPDIICMQEVDKYFDLFSIMEKAGYSGSYKRRTGDNIDGCAMFWKTDRFRVLERENIEFSQFGMRDNVAQLSVLELRKSKSRKLLVGNIHVLYNPSRGDVKLGQIRSLCSKAHILSKKWGDIPIVLGGDYNSLPQSPLYNFLASAELNIMKHDKRELSGQRNRLPNQVLETGSKPSNTVTSISRYFNSSWTNEEIRLATGQENSYWAVHPLKLHSSYASVKGSINTRDSVGEPLATSYHSKFLGTVDYLWYKHLYSDGIAPARVLDTLPIDVLCKTRGLPCQELGSDHLALVSEFFFEPNG comes from the exons atgcGTTGCCTGGCTTGTTCTTGGTCACGGCCAAGCGGATCTTCTCGAATCTCCTTTGCTGGCCATCTTTCGTCTGGATTTCACCACCGAGCTCCTTTATTGTTGTCTCTATCTTTTCCTTCCTCTTGCGATGCGAGCTTACTCGTGTCCTGCTCCTCCACATCTGGACCGTCCGATCCCAAAGATTCTTCAAATCGTTCATACAGCCGTAAATGGCACAACCCTCTTCCTAGGCGTCGACATGCCGATCAAATGCCAACTTCTCGGATCGCTCGTGACTGGATTGATTCAGATACCTCTCCCGTTTCCCAAG ATTCAGACAGATTCACTGTCGTGTCATACAATATACTTGGAGATAGAAACTCATCATATCACAAAGATCTGTACTCCAATGTCTCTTTTCCTTACCTCAAGTGGGGTTACCGCAAAAGGTTGATATGCGAGGAACTCATTCGTCTCAGACCAGACATAATCTGTATGCAG GAAGTAGACAAGTATTTTGATCTGTTTAGCATAATGGAGAAAGCTGGTTACTCTGGTTCCTACAAG CGGCGAACTGGAGATAACATCGATGGATGCGCAATGTTTTGGAAGACCGACAG GTTTCGGGTTTTAGAGAGGGAAAACATTGAGTTTAGCCAGTTTGGGATGCGTGATAATGTTGCACAACTTTCTGTTCTCGAG CTGCGGAAGTCTAAGTCAAGAAAGCTACTTGTGGGTAACATTCACGTGCTTTATAATCCAAGTAGAGGAGATGTGAAGCTGGGTCAG ATCCGTTCGCTCTGCTCAAAGGCTCACATTCTCTCTAAGAAATGGGGTGATATTCCTATTGTTCTAGGCGGTGATTACAATAGCTTACCCCAG AGTCCTTTGTACAACTTCTTGGCGTCCGCTGAG CTGAATATCATGAAACATGACAAAAGGGAGCTGTCTGGCCAGAGAAATCGTCTTCCAAACCAAGTTCTTGAGACAGGAAGTAAACCTAGCAATACAGTAACTTCCATAAGCAG ATATTTTAATAGCTCTTGGACCAACGAAGAGATCCGTCTTGCGACAGGGCAAGAGAACTCGTACTGGGCTGTGCATCCGTTGAAACTCCATAGCTCATACGCTTCAGTTAAG GGTTCAATAAACACTAGGGACTCTGTTGGTGAACCTCTAGCAACCTCGTATCACTCCAAATTTCTTGGAACGGTTGATTACCTCTGGTATAAACATTT GTACTCGGATGGTATTGCACCTGCAAGAGTTCTTGATACACTTCCCATTGATGTTCTCTGCAAAACCAGAGGCCTTCCTTGTCAA GAGTTGGGTAGCGATCACTTGGCACTGGTTTCAGAATTTTTCTTTGAACCGAATGGTTGA
- the LOC108859197 gene encoding carbon catabolite repressor protein 4 homolog 3 isoform X3 encodes MRCLACSWSRPSGSSRISFAGHLSSGFHHRAPLLLSLSFPSSCDASLLVSCSSTSGPSDPKDSSNRSYSRKWHNPLPRRRHADQMPTSRIARDWIDSDTSPVSQDSDRFTVVSYNILGDRNSSYHKDLYSNVSFPYLKWGYRKRLICEELIRLRPDIICMQEVDKYFDLFSIMEKAGYSGSYKRRTGDNIDGCAMFWKTDRFRVLERENIEFSQFGMRDNVAQLSVLELRKSKSRKLLVGNIHVLYNPSRGDVKLGQIRSLCSKAHILSKKWGDIPIVLGGDYNSLPQSPLYNFLASAELNIMKHDKRELSGQRNRLPNQVLETGSKPSNTVTSISSSWTNEEIRLATGQENSYWAVHPLKLHSSYASVKGSINTRDSVGEPLATSYHSKFLGTVDYLWYKHLYSDGIAPARVLDTLPIDVLCKTRGLPCQELGSDHLALVSEFFFEPNG; translated from the exons atgcGTTGCCTGGCTTGTTCTTGGTCACGGCCAAGCGGATCTTCTCGAATCTCCTTTGCTGGCCATCTTTCGTCTGGATTTCACCACCGAGCTCCTTTATTGTTGTCTCTATCTTTTCCTTCCTCTTGCGATGCGAGCTTACTCGTGTCCTGCTCCTCCACATCTGGACCGTCCGATCCCAAAGATTCTTCAAATCGTTCATACAGCCGTAAATGGCACAACCCTCTTCCTAGGCGTCGACATGCCGATCAAATGCCAACTTCTCGGATCGCTCGTGACTGGATTGATTCAGATACCTCTCCCGTTTCCCAAG ATTCAGACAGATTCACTGTCGTGTCATACAATATACTTGGAGATAGAAACTCATCATATCACAAAGATCTGTACTCCAATGTCTCTTTTCCTTACCTCAAGTGGGGTTACCGCAAAAGGTTGATATGCGAGGAACTCATTCGTCTCAGACCAGACATAATCTGTATGCAG GAAGTAGACAAGTATTTTGATCTGTTTAGCATAATGGAGAAAGCTGGTTACTCTGGTTCCTACAAG CGGCGAACTGGAGATAACATCGATGGATGCGCAATGTTTTGGAAGACCGACAG GTTTCGGGTTTTAGAGAGGGAAAACATTGAGTTTAGCCAGTTTGGGATGCGTGATAATGTTGCACAACTTTCTGTTCTCGAG CTGCGGAAGTCTAAGTCAAGAAAGCTACTTGTGGGTAACATTCACGTGCTTTATAATCCAAGTAGAGGAGATGTGAAGCTGGGTCAG ATCCGTTCGCTCTGCTCAAAGGCTCACATTCTCTCTAAGAAATGGGGTGATATTCCTATTGTTCTAGGCGGTGATTACAATAGCTTACCCCAG AGTCCTTTGTACAACTTCTTGGCGTCCGCTGAG CTGAATATCATGAAACATGACAAAAGGGAGCTGTCTGGCCAGAGAAATCGTCTTCCAAACCAAGTTCTTGAGACAGGAAGTAAACCTAGCAATACAGTAACTTCCATAAGCAG CTCTTGGACCAACGAAGAGATCCGTCTTGCGACAGGGCAAGAGAACTCGTACTGGGCTGTGCATCCGTTGAAACTCCATAGCTCATACGCTTCAGTTAAG GGTTCAATAAACACTAGGGACTCTGTTGGTGAACCTCTAGCAACCTCGTATCACTCCAAATTTCTTGGAACGGTTGATTACCTCTGGTATAAACATTT GTACTCGGATGGTATTGCACCTGCAAGAGTTCTTGATACACTTCCCATTGATGTTCTCTGCAAAACCAGAGGCCTTCCTTGTCAA GAGTTGGGTAGCGATCACTTGGCACTGGTTTCAGAATTTTTCTTTGAACCGAATGGTTGA
- the LOC108859197 gene encoding carbon catabolite repressor protein 4 homolog 3 isoform X2, with protein sequence MRCLACSWSRPSGSSRISFAGHLSSGFHHRAPLLLSLSFPSSCDASLLVSCSSTSGPSDPKDSSNRSYSRKWHNPLPRRRHADQMPTSRIARDWIDSDTSPVSQDSDRFTVVSYNILGDRNSSYHKDLYSNVSFPYLKWGYRKRLICEELIRLRPDIICMQEVDKYFDLFSIMEKAGYSGSYKRRTGDNIDGCAMFWKTDRFRVLERENIEFSQFGMRDNVAQLSVLELRKSKSRKLLVGNIHVLYNPSRGDVKLGQIRSLCSKAHILSKKWGDIPIVLGGDYNSLPQSPLYNFLASAELNIMKHDKRELSGQRNRLPNQVLETGSKPSNTVTSISRYFNSSWTNEEIRLATGQENSYWAVHPLKLHSSYASVKGSINTRDSVGEPLATSYHSKFLGTVDYLWYSDGIAPARVLDTLPIDVLCKTRGLPCQELGSDHLALVSEFFFEPNG encoded by the exons atgcGTTGCCTGGCTTGTTCTTGGTCACGGCCAAGCGGATCTTCTCGAATCTCCTTTGCTGGCCATCTTTCGTCTGGATTTCACCACCGAGCTCCTTTATTGTTGTCTCTATCTTTTCCTTCCTCTTGCGATGCGAGCTTACTCGTGTCCTGCTCCTCCACATCTGGACCGTCCGATCCCAAAGATTCTTCAAATCGTTCATACAGCCGTAAATGGCACAACCCTCTTCCTAGGCGTCGACATGCCGATCAAATGCCAACTTCTCGGATCGCTCGTGACTGGATTGATTCAGATACCTCTCCCGTTTCCCAAG ATTCAGACAGATTCACTGTCGTGTCATACAATATACTTGGAGATAGAAACTCATCATATCACAAAGATCTGTACTCCAATGTCTCTTTTCCTTACCTCAAGTGGGGTTACCGCAAAAGGTTGATATGCGAGGAACTCATTCGTCTCAGACCAGACATAATCTGTATGCAG GAAGTAGACAAGTATTTTGATCTGTTTAGCATAATGGAGAAAGCTGGTTACTCTGGTTCCTACAAG CGGCGAACTGGAGATAACATCGATGGATGCGCAATGTTTTGGAAGACCGACAG GTTTCGGGTTTTAGAGAGGGAAAACATTGAGTTTAGCCAGTTTGGGATGCGTGATAATGTTGCACAACTTTCTGTTCTCGAG CTGCGGAAGTCTAAGTCAAGAAAGCTACTTGTGGGTAACATTCACGTGCTTTATAATCCAAGTAGAGGAGATGTGAAGCTGGGTCAG ATCCGTTCGCTCTGCTCAAAGGCTCACATTCTCTCTAAGAAATGGGGTGATATTCCTATTGTTCTAGGCGGTGATTACAATAGCTTACCCCAG AGTCCTTTGTACAACTTCTTGGCGTCCGCTGAG CTGAATATCATGAAACATGACAAAAGGGAGCTGTCTGGCCAGAGAAATCGTCTTCCAAACCAAGTTCTTGAGACAGGAAGTAAACCTAGCAATACAGTAACTTCCATAAGCAG ATATTTTAATAGCTCTTGGACCAACGAAGAGATCCGTCTTGCGACAGGGCAAGAGAACTCGTACTGGGCTGTGCATCCGTTGAAACTCCATAGCTCATACGCTTCAGTTAAG GGTTCAATAAACACTAGGGACTCTGTTGGTGAACCTCTAGCAACCTCGTATCACTCCAAATTTCTTGGAACGGTTGATTACCTCTG GTACTCGGATGGTATTGCACCTGCAAGAGTTCTTGATACACTTCCCATTGATGTTCTCTGCAAAACCAGAGGCCTTCCTTGTCAA GAGTTGGGTAGCGATCACTTGGCACTGGTTTCAGAATTTTTCTTTGAACCGAATGGTTGA
- the LOC108859197 gene encoding carbon catabolite repressor protein 4 homolog 3 isoform X4 produces MRCLACSWSRPSGSSRISFAGHLSSGFHHRAPLLLSLSFPSSCDASLLVSCSSTSGPSDPKDSSNRSYSRKWHNPLPRRRHADQMPTSRIARDWIDSDTSPVSQDSDRFTVVSYNILGDRNSSYHKDLYSNVSFPYLKWGYRKRLICEELIRLRPDIICMQEVDKYFDLFSIMEKAGYSGSYKRRTGDNIDGCAMFWKTDRFRVLERENIEFSQFGMRDNVAQLSVLELRKSKSRKLLVGNIHVLYNPSRGDVKLGQIRSLCSKAHILSKKWGDIPIVLGGDYNSLPQSPLYNFLASAELNIMKHDKRELSGQRNRLPNQVLETGSKPSNTVTSISSSWTNEEIRLATGQENSYWAVHPLKLHSSYASVKGSINTRDSVGEPLATSYHSKFLGTVDYLWYSDGIAPARVLDTLPIDVLCKTRGLPCQELGSDHLALVSEFFFEPNG; encoded by the exons atgcGTTGCCTGGCTTGTTCTTGGTCACGGCCAAGCGGATCTTCTCGAATCTCCTTTGCTGGCCATCTTTCGTCTGGATTTCACCACCGAGCTCCTTTATTGTTGTCTCTATCTTTTCCTTCCTCTTGCGATGCGAGCTTACTCGTGTCCTGCTCCTCCACATCTGGACCGTCCGATCCCAAAGATTCTTCAAATCGTTCATACAGCCGTAAATGGCACAACCCTCTTCCTAGGCGTCGACATGCCGATCAAATGCCAACTTCTCGGATCGCTCGTGACTGGATTGATTCAGATACCTCTCCCGTTTCCCAAG ATTCAGACAGATTCACTGTCGTGTCATACAATATACTTGGAGATAGAAACTCATCATATCACAAAGATCTGTACTCCAATGTCTCTTTTCCTTACCTCAAGTGGGGTTACCGCAAAAGGTTGATATGCGAGGAACTCATTCGTCTCAGACCAGACATAATCTGTATGCAG GAAGTAGACAAGTATTTTGATCTGTTTAGCATAATGGAGAAAGCTGGTTACTCTGGTTCCTACAAG CGGCGAACTGGAGATAACATCGATGGATGCGCAATGTTTTGGAAGACCGACAG GTTTCGGGTTTTAGAGAGGGAAAACATTGAGTTTAGCCAGTTTGGGATGCGTGATAATGTTGCACAACTTTCTGTTCTCGAG CTGCGGAAGTCTAAGTCAAGAAAGCTACTTGTGGGTAACATTCACGTGCTTTATAATCCAAGTAGAGGAGATGTGAAGCTGGGTCAG ATCCGTTCGCTCTGCTCAAAGGCTCACATTCTCTCTAAGAAATGGGGTGATATTCCTATTGTTCTAGGCGGTGATTACAATAGCTTACCCCAG AGTCCTTTGTACAACTTCTTGGCGTCCGCTGAG CTGAATATCATGAAACATGACAAAAGGGAGCTGTCTGGCCAGAGAAATCGTCTTCCAAACCAAGTTCTTGAGACAGGAAGTAAACCTAGCAATACAGTAACTTCCATAAGCAG CTCTTGGACCAACGAAGAGATCCGTCTTGCGACAGGGCAAGAGAACTCGTACTGGGCTGTGCATCCGTTGAAACTCCATAGCTCATACGCTTCAGTTAAG GGTTCAATAAACACTAGGGACTCTGTTGGTGAACCTCTAGCAACCTCGTATCACTCCAAATTTCTTGGAACGGTTGATTACCTCTG GTACTCGGATGGTATTGCACCTGCAAGAGTTCTTGATACACTTCCCATTGATGTTCTCTGCAAAACCAGAGGCCTTCCTTGTCAA GAGTTGGGTAGCGATCACTTGGCACTGGTTTCAGAATTTTTCTTTGAACCGAATGGTTGA
- the LOC108859198 gene encoding uncharacterized protein LOC108859198 yields the protein MALSSMTWGYARIIAGTLLGGTLGFYVMHRVEVSYKMKMEEALKQYEKDMKKRQEEENLGQFGEDSA from the exons ATGGCGTTGAGCTCGATGACATGGGGTTACGCAAGGATCATAGCCGGAACACTTCTCGGTGGAACTCTCGGATTCTACGTGATGCACCGCGTCGAAGTTAGCTATAAG ATGAAGATGGAGGAAGCGTTAAAGCAATACGAGAAGGACATGAAGAAgagacaagaagaagagaatctCGGTCAGTTCGGTGAAGATTCTGCTTAG
- the LOC108858097 gene encoding uncharacterized protein LOC108858097 codes for MAKPKLTVPAKIRESTRLYPYFKDCLGAIDGTHIPAVVPNRVAPSYRNRKGVISQNVLAVCNFDLEFIYVLSGWEGSAHDSKVLYDALTKRTNKFEVPQGKFYLADCGFANRRSFLAPFRGTRYHLQDFTGQGCDPETPHELFNHRHAFLRNVIERIFGIFKSRFLIFKSAPPFSFKTQAELVLACVALHNFLRKYCRSDEFPVEDPNEATSTGNNARDDSENIEEILETQDQERESANIWREAMAEEMWKDATI; via the exons ATGGCCAAACCCAAACTCACGGTACCTGCGAAAATCAGAGAAAGTACAAGATTGTATCCTTATTTTAAG GATTGTTTAGGAGCTATTGATGGTACTCATATACCAGCTGTAGTACCAAACCGTGTTGCTCCTAGCTACCGCAATCGAAAAGGAGTAATATCACAAAATGTATTGGCTGTTTGCAATTTTGATTTGGAATTCATATATGTTCTTAGCGGATGGGAGGGCTCAGCTCATGATTCAAAAGTATTATATGATGCTTTAACGAAGAGAACTAATAAATTTGAAGTTCCACAAG GAAAATTTTATCTAGCTGATTGTGGATTTGCTAACAGACGCAGTTTTTTGGCTCCTTTTCGAGGTACTAGATATCATCTTCAAGATTTTACTGGCCAAGGTTGTGATCCCGAAACTCCACATGAATTGTTCAACCATCGCCATGCCTTCTTAAGAAACGTGATTGAAAGGATATTTGGAATATTCAAATCACGATTTCTAATATTTAAATCTGCTCCTCCATTTTCTTTCAAAACACAAGCAGAATTGGTATTGGCTTGTGTAGCTTTACATAATTTCCTTCGCAAGTATTGTCGCTCAGATGAGTTTCCTGTTGAAGATCCCAATGAAGCTACCAGTACAGGCAATAATGCAAGAGATGATTCAGAAAATATTGAAGAAATTTTAGAGACACAAGATCAAGAAAGAGAAAGTGCTAATATCTGGAGAGAAGCAATGGCTGAAGAAATGTGGAAAGATGCaactatttag
- the LOC108856786 gene encoding histone deacetylase 15 has translation MVVETHLEDSKRKHENGCEETHLDELSNGDTGVSSSKRARVSRGEMTFQDIYGAETLLNDEDEEDDSDWEPVQQTTPVEFVKWCCVNCTMANPGDMVHCYICGEHKESGILRHGYFASPFFKDTGLTKVEDKCGGSSSATSSTAVGFDERMLLHSEFEVKAHPHPERPDRLRAIAASLATAGVFPGRCVPIHAREITKEELQMVHTSEHVDAVNITSQLLYSYFTTDTYANEYSARAARLAAGLCADLATEIYSGRVKNGFALVRPPGHHAGIKHAMGFCLHNNAAVAALVAQAAGARKVLIVDWDVHHGNGTQEIFEQNKSVLYISLHRHEGGNFYPGTGAADEVGTNGAEGYCVNVPWSCGGVGDRDYIYAFQHVVLPIASAFSPDFVIVSAGFDAARGDPLGCCDVTPAGYSRMTQMLGDICGGKMLVILEGGYNLRSISSSATAVIKVLLGENSENDDLPIATTPSKAGLETVVDVMNIQMKFWPSLATAYSKLLSEWETRLVENKKNQVKRKLVRVPTWWKWGRKKFMFRFLSARI, from the exons ATGGTTGTAGAAACTCACCTCGAGGATTCAAAGAGGAAACATGAAAACGGTTGTGAAGAAACTCACCTCGATGAGCTTAGCAATGGAGACACTGGGGTTTCATCATCC AAGAGAGCTAGGGTTTCAAGAGGGGAAATGACGTTTCAGGATATCTACGGTGCCGAGACATTGCTGAATGACGAAGATGAGGAGGACGATAGTGATTGGGAGCCTGTGCAGCAGACGACGCCCGTTGAGTTTGTGAAATGGTGTTGCGTTAATTGCACTATGGCGAATCCTGGTGATATGGTCCATTGTTAC ATATGTGGTGAGCACAAGGAATCTGGCATCCTGAGGCATGGATATTTTGCATCTCCGTTTTTCAAAGACACTGGTCTCACCAAAGTCGAAGATAAATGTGGAG GAAGCTCATCTGCAACTAGCTCAACAGCTGTTGGTTTCGACGAGAGAATGCTACTACACTCTGAA TTCGAAGTGAAGGCACATCCACATCCCGAGAGACCTGACCGTCTTCGAGCTATAGCTGCTAGTCTTGCCACAGCTG GCGTCTTTCCTGGAAGATGTGTGCCTATTCATGCAAGGGAGATCACGAAAGAAGAGCTCCAGATG gTCCACACTTCAGAGCATGTTGACGCTGTTAATATCACAAGCCAGCTTCTCTACAG ctacTTCACCACTGACACATATGCTAATGAGTATTCAGCACGTGCTGCTAGACTTGCAGCAGGTTTGTGCGCTGATCTAGCTACAGAAATTTACTCTGGCCGTGTGAAAAATGGTTTCGCTTTG GTTAGACCTCCCGGTCACCATGCTGGCATCAAACATGCTATGGGGTTTTGCCTTCACAATAATGCAGCTGTTGCTGCATTAGTAGCACAGGCAGCAGGGGCAAGGAAGGTGCTGATTGTGGACTGG GATGTCCATCATGGAAATGGAACCCAAGAGATATTCGAGCAAAACAAATCT GTACTGTACATTTCCTTGCACAGACATGAAGGGGGAAACTTTTACCCTGGTACTGGAGCTGCTGATGAG GTTGGTACAAATGGGGCTGAAGGTTATTGTGTAAATGTTCCATGGAGTTGTGGTGGAGTTGGTGATAGAGACTATATATATGCCTTTCAGCATGTAGTTCTACCCATAG CTTCTGCATTTTCTCCTGATTTTGTCATCGTATCAGCTGGGTTTGATGCCGCTAGAGGAGACCCGTTAGGCTGCTGTGAT GTAACTCCAGCTGGTTATTCTCGAATGACACAGATGTTGGGTGATATCTGCGGTGGGAAAATGCTAGTTATTCTCGAGGGCGG CTACAACCTTCGCTCCATATCTTCTTCTGCTACAGCAGTGATCAAG GTGCTTCTTGGTGAAAATTCTGAGAACGACGACTTACCTATAGCTACCACGCCTTCAAAAGCCGGCTTGGAGACTGTTGTTGATGTAATGAATATCCAAATGAAGTTCTGGCCATCACTTGCTACCGCTTACTCCAAACTACTCTCAGAGTGGGAAACACGTCTTGTCGAAAACAAAA AGAATCAGGTGAAAAGGAAGCTGGTTCGTGTTCCCACTTGGTGGAAATGGGGAAGGAAGAAGTTTATGTTCCGGTTTCTCTCTGCTCGTATATGA